ATTTGAAATGcgttcacgtaaacgtacttgaACTGAATTCAAGTAAATGTTCTTGAATTGAATTCACGTAAACGACGTAcattgtaaaattataaaaatcacaggatgtacgtgaactgagttcacgtaaacgtacttgaactgagttcacgtaaacgtacttgaactgagttcacataAACGTACttttaaaatgaccaaaataaaggttatgattttgaaaatatggatgaagatgttgatgaagatgaaaGTTAGGAttttgaagatgaaaatgaagatgTAGATAAAAATGTTGACGAAGATGAGAATGAGGATGGAGATGAAAATTGAAAGAGTTTAAGATTTTAAAGACGAAgatgaatgaatgaaattaaagttaaaaattcaataaataaataagggcattttagataatttaaaaaaaaactgaagaGTGTAGATAGTAAAGTGAAGGGTGTAGGTAGCATTTTGGAAGTTTTTTTTAGCAATGTAGTAATTAAACATACGAATAGGATGTtatgtaatttttgttgatataaAAAATGGAAGGATGTAGATGTTGAGGTATGAGCCGTATAAGTTGTTAGGAAGCAATAAAAATGAAACCAACtaaaaacaagaagaagatTACTAGTAAAACCATAAACACAGTTAAGTTAGTGACGTTGAAACCTCCGCCCTCTTTCGACGAATTCGAGGAAGCATTCTTCTTATTTCACCTAAACACATTCAATTTCTTCATttcttcaaattcaatttcccattttcatttcaacaaacaaacaaaccaaCAATGTCTCAGCTTCTCCAAACTCCCTTCTTTCCTTCCTCCACCGTACTCCGCCGCTCTCCCACTACACTCCACCGTTCCACAACAAACCACCTCGTCGTCCGCGCCAAGATCCGCGAGATTTTCATGCCCGCACTCAGCTCAACAATGACAGAGGGCAAAATCGTCTCATGGATCAAATCCGAAGGCGACAAACTCTCCAAAGGCGATAGCGTCGTCGTCGTTGAATCCGACAAAGCTGACATGGACGTTGAGACTTTCTACGACGGTATCCTCGCTGCTATCGTCGTTGAAGAAGGTGGCGTCGCTGCCGTTGGATCTCCCATCGCATTTCTCGCTGAAACTGAAGAGGATATCGAACAAGCAAAATCCAAAGCcctatcttcatcttcatcttcctcttcttctccttcttctgCACCTGCACCTGCGCCTGTGCCTGCATCCTCACCTGTAGAATCTCAACCCAAGAAAGTTGCAGAGAATGTACCTGTGGCGGTTGTTTCGAGGCATCCGGCGTCTGAAGGAGGGAAGAGGATTGTGGCGTCACCTTATGCGAAGAAATTGGCTAAGGAGTTGAAGGTGGAATTGGGTCAAATCCTTGGAACTGGACCTTTGGGGAGAATTGTGGCTAAAGACGTTGAGGCATTTGCAGCTTCAGGGAGCTCTTCAGAGAGTGTTGCGGCGGCAGCTCCTGCACCGGTAAATACTGTAGCTGCTGGTGTTGAGTTGGGAAGTGTGGTGCCGTTCACAACAATGCAGAATGCTGTGAGTAGGAATATGGTTGAAAGTCTGGTTGTTCCCACTTTTAGAGTTGGTTACACCATCACCACTGATGCACTTGATGCTCTCTACAAGAAGGTGCGTTTTTTGTCTCTctcgttttttgttttttttatttcattatatcGTAATGATTATGCTTGAAGTGTAGGCGCGGTGCTCCATGGGTTATTGATAATTGTATGAGCtaaataaaaggaaatattGGACATCTATGATTTGACTGTATGTTGATACTTGATAGGGACTTAGGTTTTATGGGGTATTCAAGTCCCACACTCAATAGTATGGGATGCTCGGTGGATATTTAAGTTGTTAGATACTTATCCTATGctctttgtgaagtttttgTTTTAACATACTGTAGGCAGTTTATGATAGTTTGATATTTAccacttttaaaattattcaatgaGAGCACCTTGGACTTCTGGACTCGTGTTCAAACTGTTTACATATATGTTTATTGATTTgttgtattttataaaatatcagaTCAAGTCAAAAGGAGTTACTATGACAGCATTGCTTGCCAAGGCTACTGCACTCGCACTCGCTAAACACCCTGTTATAAACTCTAGTTGTAGGGATGGTAATAGCTTTGTATACAATAGCAACATCAACATTGCAGTTGCCGTGGCTATAGATGGTGGACTGATTACACCAGTGCTTCAGGATGCTGATAAGGTGTTTGATATTCTATTTTTAGCTGTTTCTAATCTATCTTAAAATGTTGCTCTGTGCTCAATTGTTAAAAAGGTTTATTTGATGTATATTCTAGCTTGATGTCTATTCATTGTCAAGAAAGTGGAAGGAGTTGGTTGATAAGGCCCGAGCTAAGCAGCTGCAGCCTCATGAATACACCACAGGTAtagtaattttatatatttatatttattgggATTCATTTTATCTCTATGAATTTTCCAATATATCATAGAATCATTTAATTTTGTGGGTAGGAACTACGAGCATTGATGATTAACTTAAAATTAACGCTGTCTCAGTCTTATACTATATGCATATGTATCATTGTCCAAAATAAAAAGAGTGGTTTGGAATGTGATAAAAGATTAATGGAATGTGATTTGTGGGATTTCTGGATGTATGTTGATATTCGCAGATCCTTTTCTTTTTATGAATAGATTtctaaattctaaattattgaaTCAAGCTTTGACGATAAATATGTTATAGAAGAATAAAGTTATAACTATAAACTAAAGAAAACCTGAGTTCAAATTGGTGCTTCCCTGACTAAACTGAAGATTGCATTTGAGTTGTTtccagtttttattttttgattgctAAGCTACAGAATGTGAGGGATGGTGATCACGATGACAGTTAATCTgtatacatcaatttttttgagGTCCCAATGTTCCTTAGCTGTATACAGATTTATGATTTATACCAAAAGAACAAGCTATATAATGTTTTTATAGTTGAACTCTGCCATTGAATTGGGCTAATTTAAggactattttttaaatattttcccACCAACACTGATTTCTTCTAGGTCCTTTCGCTCTTTCCAACCTGGGAATGTTTGGAGTTGATCGCTTTGATGCTATTCTTCCTCCTGGAACTGTGAGTAATCTTATTTGTGTTCAAATATTGGAAGAGGTTGACTATTAGTTCAAATTGAACAGAGATGGGCAACATGAATGTGATCATTCTCTGGATTTATTTTTGTAGGGAGCAATAATGGCAGTTGGAACATCGCAGCCAACTGTTGTAGCTACCAAGGATGGTCGCATTGGCATGAAGAACCAAATGCAGGTATGAATTTTCAGACATTTATTTATGTTGGAGTATGACTTATTTGTTTTTGCTTAAAGAATCGTAAATCCATATCCAGATTTCTGTTCTTTAGTAACTGAAGGAATGCAAATTTGCAGGTCAATGTTACGGCAGATCATCGAGTAATCTACGGTTCTGATCTGGCTTTATTCTTGCAAACCCTGTCACAGATTATTGAGGACCCTAAAGATCTTACTTTCTAATCTCATATTTCTATATTCTAATGCTGCATACAAAGGAAAAAGAACTTATGATTCCTCTCGTCGTGGGTTAGGGATTATTAATTGTCGAGAAGCACAAACTTAGAAGCCAAATTACTATCCACTCAGGATTGTGCAAAGAGCAGGAGCAGAGTTTTTTTGAGTAGGAAAGCCGAGTAGTTGTTTCTTAAATGAGATTGAGTCATATGCCATTTTTCGTTTTTCTCTAATACTGTCtgattataaatttgttttttggtTGTTCATTATTGTCTAATAATGTCCATTATTTATGTGAGAGCATGGAATTTGTTTTTAGCATTGTGTCTAGAAAATTGAAATACGTGAGATTGAGCAATGATTATGttatgaaacaaaaaaaaaaaggtagtgTGATGAAGATATTACTGCATAAGTGTGATTTTTGTGACATTTTGTATCAAACTATCAATGACAATGGCTAATAAAAAAACTGGTTCCACCAAATTTAGGGCTACTTGGCTTCATTTCCCATGAGGAACCTTTTCCACTGGAAAAAAAAAGGTTACTTGTACAGAAATTTCACAGGATACTTGTACAAAAAACTCTTTCAATATGCTCTACCACGCTGCATTTTCACCTAGCAATTTATGTGTAGGTGctcatttatatttaaattattgaataattcTTTGTACGAGCAATTTAACGTGAtgataatgttttgtttttacacATCTTATGTGCATTCatgataataaaattgatagtatttatatatataagttgGGAACTGCccaaactacattttttttaactgcaTGGGCTAAGCAAGTTTGGCTGTATTCAACTTAATAAAGCAACTAAAATCCTGTTACTTTGTTTTGGTTGTGCTATATTATTGTATTCTATCTTTGTATATTTAAaacgaaaatttaaaaataccatttatatatatatgactatATAAGCTAAATATCTAAGAAAGCAAACTAGTTCACTTTACACACAGCTACCATACCGTGAATAGCAAGAAAAACTGAATTAATGCAGCTCCATAAAAGGATTGAGCAAGATTCCTCCTATTAGATATTCTATATCTTTTGTATATGCAATGCACCACCCAAAACAAAATCTTTGAAGATTTAATTTCACCCATGAGAATATGATTTTATCTGGCATTAAGCAACATCCTTAGCACAGTCTTCATCTTTGGTCTTGTTTCAGGCGATGTGCTTACACAAACAAGAGCAATCTCCAGAATTGCAAGCATTTGGTTTCTAACAGCCTGAGATGTTCTACTAACATTAGAGTCAAGAATGAAATCTTGATTTCTTGAATTGCGCGAAACCCACTTGACCAATTCAGTTCCCTCAGTCACTGCAGGTTTGCCTGTCAGTAATTCCAGTAGAATGACCCCAAAGCTATAGATATTCCCTGCCATTGTTACTCTCATTGTGTATGCATACTCTGCCAAATCAACAAACAAAGATAATTTAGATCTTCAAAAACTAATGTGCATTTATGTTAGGCTGTTAGCTTTATTCTGTGTTCAAAAAGCAAATTTAAGTGATTTCAATGCCATATACCTACTTAATAGttta
The genomic region above belongs to Cicer arietinum cultivar CDC Frontier isolate Library 1 chromosome 4, Cicar.CDCFrontier_v2.0, whole genome shotgun sequence and contains:
- the LOC101488516 gene encoding dihydrolipoyllysine-residue acetyltransferase component 5 of pyruvate dehydrogenase complex, chloroplastic, whose amino-acid sequence is MSQLLQTPFFPSSTVLRRSPTTLHRSTTNHLVVRAKIREIFMPALSSTMTEGKIVSWIKSEGDKLSKGDSVVVVESDKADMDVETFYDGILAAIVVEEGGVAAVGSPIAFLAETEEDIEQAKSKALSSSSSSSSSPSSAPAPAPVPASSPVESQPKKVAENVPVAVVSRHPASEGGKRIVASPYAKKLAKELKVELGQILGTGPLGRIVAKDVEAFAASGSSSESVAAAAPAPVNTVAAGVELGSVVPFTTMQNAVSRNMVESLVVPTFRVGYTITTDALDALYKKIKSKGVTMTALLAKATALALAKHPVINSSCRDGNSFVYNSNINIAVAVAIDGGLITPVLQDADKLDVYSLSRKWKELVDKARAKQLQPHEYTTGPFALSNLGMFGVDRFDAILPPGTGAIMAVGTSQPTVVATKDGRIGMKNQMQVNVTADHRVIYGSDLALFLQTLSQIIEDPKDLTF